One window of Catonella massiliensis genomic DNA carries:
- a CDS encoding DUF4491 family protein translates to MNYSGLILGVATFLLIGVFHVIVVKGEYYFSKKIWPLFLATGIASLFISLFISSPVISSLIAVFGISCLWSIRELFEQEDRVKKGWFPKNPKRRY, encoded by the coding sequence ATGAATTATTCAGGTCTAATTCTCGGTGTAGCTACTTTTTTGCTCATTGGAGTTTTTCACGTCATTGTAGTAAAGGGGGAGTATTATTTTTCAAAGAAAATCTGGCCTCTGTTCTTAGCTACAGGAATTGCTTCTCTCTTCATCTCATTATTTATAAGTAGTCCTGTCATCAGTTCCCTGATTGCAGTCTTTGGTATTTCCTGTCTATGGAGTATAAGAGAACTCTTTGAGCAGGAGGATAGGGTTAAAAAAGGTTGGTTTCCAAAAAATCCTAAAAGAAGATACTAA
- a CDS encoding COG2426 family protein, with translation MLIKYLQVFFISMLPIIELRGAIPFATAIGVPPLTAYVISIIGNMVPVPLIFLFASKFLHWGKDKAYIGKMCHFFLEKGYRAGEKLENKAGFGLFIALTLFVGIPIPGTGAWTGSLAASLLGINIKKGTIAVLAGVLLAGIIMMVVSLGALSFLTR, from the coding sequence ATGCTTATTAAATATTTACAGGTATTTTTTATATCAATGCTTCCTATAATCGAGCTAAGAGGAGCGATTCCCTTTGCAACCGCAATAGGCGTTCCTCCTCTAACAGCCTATGTCATTTCCATAATCGGAAACATGGTTCCTGTTCCCTTAATCTTCCTCTTTGCAAGCAAGTTCTTACATTGGGGAAAGGATAAGGCATACATAGGGAAAATGTGTCATTTTTTCCTTGAAAAAGGCTATAGAGCAGGGGAGAAGCTTGAAAACAAAGCAGGCTTTGGACTTTTTATTGCCCTCACGCTCTTTGTGGGCATCCCGATACCGGGCACAGGTGCGTGGACAGGCAGTCTTGCAGCGAGCCTCTTAGGTATAAACATTAAAAAGGGGACTATAGCCGTACTTGCCGGAGTACTTCTTGCAGGCATAATCATGATGGTGGTAAGCCTTGGTGCACTGTCTTTCCTCACGCGATAA
- the nifJ gene encoding pyruvate:ferredoxin (flavodoxin) oxidoreductase, protein MARSMKTMDGNTAAAHVSYAFTDVAAIYPITPSSPMADYTDQWATQGRKNIFGHEVIMSEMQSEGGAAGAVHGSLQAGALTTTYTASQGLLLMLPNMYKIAGELLPAVFHVSARALASHALSIFGDHSDVYACRQSGFAMLCSNSVQEVMDLGAVAHLSTIESRVPFLHFFDGFRTSHEIQKIETWDYDDLKDMCNMDAVAAFRNKSLNPNRPQQRGTAQNPDIFFQAREASNRFYDVVPEVVQNYMDKVNAKIGTNYKLFNYYGAEDADRVIIAMGSVCETIDETIDYMNANGHKVGVVKVRLYRPFSAKHLIAAIPETVKHIIVLDRTKEPGSLGEPLYLDVVASLRGTKFESCLVTTGRYGLGSKDTTPAQIIAAYKNTEKPRFTIGIKDDVTNLSLEITENPSTAPEGTTSCKFWGLGADGTVGANKNSVKIIGDHTDKYAQAYFDYDSKKSGGVTISHLRFGDKKINSTYLINKADFVACHNPSYVRKYDMVQDIKDGGTFLLNCPWDVNELSERLPGQAKKYIADHNIKLYTIDGIKIGKEIGLGGRINTVLQAAFFKLANIIPIEDAVEYMKAAAKASYQKKGDDVVQMNYNAIDAGVAGVVEVKVPEDWKNAVAEDISEKADAGLENVVHYVNTIQNKVNAQAGNTLPVSAFVEYADGTTPLGSAAYEKRGIAVEVPVWNKDSCLQCNLCSYVCPHAAIRPAVMDEEEAAKAPESMKMVDMKGMPGKKFAVTVSVLDCTGCGSCVNVCPEVKGHKTLSLSALDTQLVEQKSFDYGRTLELHEDVLEKFNAVTPKGSQFRQPYLEFSGACAGCGETPYAKLVTQMFGDRMLIANATGCSSIWGGSSPANPYTVDKRGRGPAWANSLFEDNAEYGYGMALGSEALRMRVIDNAEKLMDKVDGDTKELIQKYLDTRDNSGENSVAARRMIQALTACNVEAEEKDYILDNADYAGKKSQWIFGGDGWAYDIGYGGLDHVLASNRDVNVFVFDTEVYSNTGGQASKATPTGAVAQFAAGGKEVRKKNLAEIAMGYGYIYVAMVAMGADYNQCVKAIAEAEAYPGPSLIIGYAPCISHGIKGGMRVSMTQEKRAVQSGYWSLFRYNPLLAEEGKNPFTMDSKEPTLSYREFIETEVRYNRLLRSNPEKAEELFKRSEKEAKFRLETFKRRTTWNVEE, encoded by the coding sequence ATGGCTAGATCAATGAAAACTATGGATGGAAATACCGCAGCCGCTCACGTATCCTATGCGTTTACCGATGTGGCAGCTATCTATCCTATCACCCCTTCTTCACCTATGGCAGACTACACAGACCAGTGGGCTACCCAGGGAAGAAAGAATATCTTCGGACACGAAGTAATCATGTCTGAGATGCAGTCTGAAGGTGGTGCTGCCGGTGCTGTGCATGGTTCTTTGCAGGCAGGTGCGTTAACCACAACCTATACAGCTTCTCAGGGACTTTTACTTATGCTCCCTAATATGTACAAGATTGCAGGTGAGTTACTTCCTGCAGTATTCCATGTATCAGCCCGTGCGCTTGCAAGCCACGCACTTTCTATATTTGGAGATCATTCGGATGTTTACGCCTGTCGTCAGTCAGGCTTTGCAATGCTTTGCTCAAACAGTGTACAGGAAGTTATGGACCTTGGTGCGGTAGCACATCTTAGTACTATCGAGAGCCGTGTTCCATTCCTTCACTTCTTCGATGGTTTTAGAACATCACACGAGATTCAAAAGATTGAAACCTGGGATTATGATGACCTTAAGGATATGTGTAATATGGATGCAGTTGCTGCATTTAGAAATAAGTCACTCAATCCTAACCGTCCTCAGCAGAGAGGTACAGCTCAGAACCCTGACATCTTCTTCCAGGCAAGAGAGGCTTCTAACCGTTTCTATGATGTAGTACCTGAAGTTGTTCAGAACTACATGGACAAGGTTAACGCTAAGATTGGTACTAACTACAAGCTTTTCAACTACTATGGTGCAGAAGATGCAGACAGAGTAATCATCGCTATGGGTTCTGTTTGTGAGACTATAGACGAGACTATCGATTATATGAACGCTAACGGACATAAGGTTGGTGTTGTTAAGGTACGCCTTTACAGACCTTTCTCAGCTAAGCACCTTATCGCTGCTATCCCTGAGACAGTTAAGCACATCATCGTTCTTGACCGTACAAAGGAGCCTGGTTCTCTTGGTGAGCCACTTTACCTTGATGTTGTGGCATCTCTTCGTGGAACTAAGTTTGAGTCTTGTCTTGTTACCACAGGCCGTTACGGTCTTGGTTCAAAGGATACTACTCCTGCTCAGATTATCGCAGCTTACAAGAATACTGAAAAGCCAAGATTTACCATAGGTATCAAGGATGATGTAACCAATCTCTCACTTGAGATCACCGAGAATCCATCTACTGCTCCTGAAGGAACAACCTCTTGTAAGTTCTGGGGACTTGGTGCAGACGGTACTGTTGGTGCTAATAAGAACTCAGTTAAGATTATCGGTGACCACACGGATAAATATGCTCAGGCTTACTTTGATTATGATTCAAAGAAGTCAGGTGGTGTAACCATTTCTCACCTTCGTTTCGGTGATAAGAAGATTAACTCTACCTACCTTATCAACAAGGCAGACTTCGTTGCCTGTCATAATCCTTCATACGTGCGTAAGTACGATATGGTTCAGGATATTAAGGATGGCGGAACCTTCCTTCTTAACTGCCCATGGGATGTAAATGAGCTTTCAGAGCGTCTTCCGGGACAGGCTAAGAAATACATCGCTGATCACAATATTAAGCTTTATACAATTGACGGTATCAAGATTGGTAAGGAAATCGGTCTTGGTGGACGTATCAATACAGTACTTCAGGCAGCTTTCTTTAAGCTTGCTAACATCATTCCTATCGAGGATGCTGTTGAGTATATGAAGGCAGCAGCAAAGGCTTCTTACCAGAAGAAGGGTGACGATGTAGTGCAGATGAACTACAATGCTATTGATGCCGGTGTTGCAGGCGTAGTTGAGGTTAAGGTTCCTGAGGACTGGAAGAATGCGGTAGCCGAGGATATCTCAGAGAAGGCTGATGCAGGTCTTGAGAACGTTGTTCACTATGTAAATACAATTCAGAATAAGGTAAATGCACAGGCAGGTAACACACTTCCTGTATCTGCTTTTGTAGAGTATGCTGATGGTACTACACCTTTAGGCTCAGCTGCTTACGAGAAGAGAGGTATAGCAGTAGAAGTTCCTGTATGGAATAAGGATTCCTGTTTACAGTGTAACCTCTGTTCTTATGTATGTCCTCACGCAGCAATACGTCCTGCAGTAATGGACGAGGAAGAAGCGGCAAAGGCCCCTGAATCTATGAAGATGGTAGACATGAAGGGTATGCCTGGCAAGAAGTTTGCAGTTACAGTTTCTGTACTTGACTGTACAGGCTGCGGTTCTTGTGTAAATGTCTGCCCAGAGGTTAAGGGACATAAGACACTTTCACTTTCAGCTCTTGATACACAGCTTGTAGAGCAGAAGAGCTTTGACTATGGCAGGACTCTTGAGCTCCATGAAGATGTACTTGAGAAATTCAATGCAGTTACACCAAAGGGAAGCCAGTTCAGACAGCCTTACCTTGAGTTCTCAGGTGCTTGTGCAGGCTGCGGCGAGACTCCTTACGCTAAACTCGTTACACAGATGTTCGGTGACAGAATGTTAATCGCCAATGCAACAGGTTGTTCTTCAATCTGGGGCGGTTCTTCACCTGCTAACCCATATACAGTTGATAAGAGAGGCAGAGGTCCTGCTTGGGCTAACTCACTCTTCGAGGATAATGCTGAGTATGGTTACGGTATGGCACTCGGTTCAGAGGCTCTTAGAATGAGAGTTATCGACAATGCTGAGAAGCTTATGGACAAGGTAGATGGAGATACAAAGGAATTAATTCAGAAGTATCTTGATACAAGAGATAATTCAGGTGAGAACAGCGTAGCAGCAAGAAGAATGATTCAGGCTCTTACAGCTTGTAACGTAGAAGCAGAAGAGAAGGATTATATCTTAGACAATGCTGATTATGCAGGCAAGAAGAGCCAGTGGATCTTCGGTGGAGACGGCTGGGCTTACGATATCGGTTACGGCGGTCTTGACCACGTACTCGCATCAAACAGAGATGTGAACGTATTCGTATTCGATACTGAGGTTTACTCAAATACAGGTGGACAGGCTTCTAAGGCTACTCCTACAGGTGCTGTTGCACAGTTTGCAGCAGGTGGTAAGGAAGTAAGAAAGAAGAACCTTGCTGAGATAGCTATGGGTTATGGTTACATCTATGTAGCCATGGTAGCCATGGGTGCTGATTACAACCAGTGTGTAAAGGCTATTGCAGAGGCTGAGGCATATCCTGGTCCATCACTTATCATTGGTTATGCTCCTTGTATAAGCCACGGTATCAAGGGCGGTATGAGAGTTTCTATGACTCAGGAGAAGAGAGCCGTTCAGTCAGGTTACTGGAGCCTCTTCCGTTACAACCCACTTCTTGCAGAAGAAGGAAAGAACCCATTCACAATGGATTCAAAAGAGCCTACATTAAGCTATAGAGAGTTCATTGAGACAGAGGTTCGTTACAACAGACTTCTTAGAAGCAATCCTGAGAAGGCAGAAGAGTTATTCAAGCGTTCTGAGAAAGAAGCTAAGTTCAGACTTGAGACATTCAAGAGAAGAACTACCTGGAATGTAGAGGAATAA
- the arsS gene encoding arsenosugar biosynthesis radical SAM (seleno)protein ArsS (Some members of this family are selenoproteins.), with protein MDDIIRSFADITSVPDFKETVDRSCLHTADSLDVLQMNIGRRCNLACKHCHVLSSPARTEEMSKEVMDAALTYAKEQNISTIDITGGAPEMNPNLRYLVEEAAKFAKKVIVRTNLVILLEEGYTDLPEFFAKNCVEIVCSLPYYRAAEMNRVRGDMAFERAITVLRRLNELGYGRDERLVLNLVYNPAGAFFPPDQTAMEKEYKERLDADFGISFNSLYTLYNNPLGRFGAFLARTHNLESYLKKLYEAFNPEAAKSIMCRFQLSVDYDGKVYDCDFNLAAGLPCLQPEKTIFDLLGKPYKKRTILVDKHCYACTAGAGSS; from the coding sequence ATGGACGATATTATCCGTAGTTTTGCAGATATTACTTCTGTACCTGATTTCAAAGAAACCGTAGACAGATCCTGTCTCCATACAGCTGATTCGCTGGATGTACTTCAGATGAATATAGGAAGAAGGTGCAATCTTGCCTGTAAGCATTGCCACGTTCTAAGCAGTCCTGCAAGGACAGAGGAAATGTCAAAGGAGGTTATGGATGCTGCCCTTACCTATGCTAAAGAACAGAATATATCTACTATAGATATTACCGGTGGTGCTCCTGAAATGAATCCTAATCTTCGCTATCTTGTAGAAGAGGCTGCGAAATTTGCTAAAAAAGTAATAGTCCGCACTAATCTTGTGATACTTTTGGAGGAGGGATATACTGACCTGCCTGAATTTTTTGCCAAAAACTGTGTTGAAATAGTCTGTTCCCTCCCTTATTACCGCGCTGCAGAGATGAATAGGGTAAGGGGAGATATGGCATTTGAAAGGGCTATAACTGTTCTCAGGCGTCTCAATGAACTTGGTTACGGAAGGGATGAAAGACTTGTGCTTAATCTTGTCTACAATCCTGCAGGAGCCTTCTTCCCACCTGACCAGACAGCCATGGAAAAGGAGTATAAGGAGAGGCTTGATGCTGACTTTGGTATTAGTTTCAATTCCCTGTATACTCTCTACAACAATCCTTTAGGACGCTTTGGTGCCTTTCTCGCAAGGACACACAATCTTGAGAGCTACCTTAAGAAGCTGTATGAAGCCTTTAACCCTGAAGCCGCTAAGTCTATAATGTGCCGTTTTCAGCTATCTGTAGACTATGATGGAAAGGTATACGACTGTGACTTTAATCTTGCTGCTGGTCTTCCCTGCTTACAGCCTGAAAAGACAATATTTGATTTGCTTGGAAAGCCTTATAAAAAGAGAACCATCCTGGTAGATAAGCACTGCTATGCCTGTACTGCAGGAGCAGGCTCCAGCTGA
- a CDS encoding NAD(+) diphosphatase, whose protein sequence is MIQDYLNNSYDNSYRAEAKPSDDSFILHFHNNELLCHAEGNVASLESAIPGKAGSEEVVWKLLTFKEIRKTLSVAENKLIYLFKMDIDGENREFFLLVDASLLKGTGLAYSSIKDRENSGNSESDDYSTDGLYYIPASKFRSLIPLSTSFAVITAWQLYSWYRDNRHCGRCGALTIHDSKERMLKCPDCGNMIYPKICPGVIVGIIHKGRILLTKYANKGYDRYALVAGFTEIGETLEESAAREAYEEVGLRLKNITFYKSQPWSASSSLLAGFFAEVDGSDEVILETEELKEGTWFYPEDIVQMHEGVSLTEEMINHFADRKLDERWYKN, encoded by the coding sequence ATGATACAGGATTACTTAAATAATAGCTATGACAACAGTTACAGGGCAGAGGCTAAACCTTCTGACGATAGTTTTATACTGCATTTTCATAATAATGAACTTCTTTGCCACGCCGAAGGAAACGTTGCAAGTCTTGAAAGTGCTATCCCCGGCAAGGCAGGAAGTGAAGAGGTGGTATGGAAGCTTCTTACCTTTAAGGAAATCAGAAAGACTCTTAGCGTCGCAGAGAATAAGCTAATATATCTTTTTAAGATGGATATTGATGGCGAAAACCGTGAGTTTTTCCTTCTTGTCGATGCTTCATTACTTAAAGGAACAGGTCTGGCTTATTCAAGTATCAAAGATAGGGAGAATTCCGGTAATAGTGAGTCAGATGATTATAGTACAGATGGACTTTACTATATACCTGCCTCTAAGTTTCGCTCCCTTATACCTCTTTCTACCTCCTTTGCTGTCATAACAGCCTGGCAGCTATATAGCTGGTACAGAGATAACAGACATTGTGGCAGGTGTGGCGCACTTACTATACACGATAGCAAGGAGAGAATGCTTAAGTGCCCTGATTGTGGCAATATGATATACCCTAAAATCTGCCCCGGAGTAATAGTAGGCATTATTCATAAGGGCAGGATTTTACTTACAAAGTATGCTAACAAGGGTTATGACCGCTACGCTCTGGTAGCCGGTTTTACAGAAATAGGGGAAACCCTTGAAGAAAGTGCTGCAAGGGAAGCATACGAAGAGGTTGGTCTTAGACTTAAGAATATAACCTTTTACAAAAGCCAGCCCTGGTCGGCTTCTTCTTCACTACTTGCAGGATTTTTCGCAGAGGTTGATGGAAGTGACGAGGTTATACTTGAGACTGAAGAGCTTAAAGAAGGCACCTGGTTTTATCCTGAGGATATAGTGCAGATGCATGAAGGCGTAAGTCTTACAGAAGAAATGATAAATCATTTTGCAGATAGGAAGCTGGATGAAAGATGGTATAAAAATTAA
- a CDS encoding 2-isopropylmalate synthase, which yields MKNYNKYQRNYFMPKHPTYDWVKKEYIEKPPIWCSVDLRDGNQALIEPMDLEEKLEFFKLLVDIGFKEIEVGFPAASETEYNFMRALIERNLIPEDVTVQVLTQAREHIIKRTFEAVKGAPHAVIHVYNSTSVAQREQVFAKDKEEVKQIAIKGAKLLKKLAAETEGDFSFEYSPESFTGTEVEYALEVVNAVIDVWEPDVNNKVIINIPATVELSLPHVFATQVEYIHKHLNCREGVILSLHPHNDRGTGVAIAELGILAGADRIEGTLFGNGERTGNVDIITLAMNIYSHGVDPGLDFSKLNFIKEEYEKLTRMQVSPRHPYAGELVFTAFSGSHQDAISKGFAYREKHKKDKWTVPYLPIDPKDINRSYDADVIRINSQSGKGGVSYILKTNYGIEVPKNMQEELGYTVKSVSDHEHAELSADRIYSIFYNKYVNNHEVFSVTDAEFVQGGGFLATINISHGGREHVVKANGNGRLDAVANALRQYFGIEYELTDYEEHALTGSSASKAVTFVGIVCGDKKYWGVGIDEDIIKASIDALVSALNQSEQLKYVEEREERLTDILNIIQENYKEVTLDYIAKKTFLSKPYLSKYIRTKAGMPFGDIVRLTRLKKAKAFLLGGNMKIETISEAIGYPNVEHFIRLFKREYGKTPAQFRNEANKK from the coding sequence ATGAAAAACTACAATAAGTATCAGAGAAACTATTTTATGCCTAAACATCCTACCTATGACTGGGTGAAGAAAGAGTATATAGAAAAGCCGCCAATTTGGTGCTCGGTTGACCTAAGAGATGGTAATCAGGCTCTCATTGAGCCTATGGATCTTGAAGAAAAGCTGGAATTTTTCAAACTCTTGGTGGATATCGGGTTTAAGGAGATAGAGGTTGGCTTTCCTGCCGCATCTGAGACAGAGTATAATTTTATGCGAGCCCTTATAGAAAGAAACCTTATTCCGGAAGATGTGACGGTTCAGGTGCTTACACAGGCGAGGGAGCATATTATCAAAAGAACATTTGAGGCGGTAAAGGGTGCTCCTCACGCAGTCATCCATGTGTACAATTCTACATCTGTAGCACAGAGAGAGCAGGTATTTGCAAAGGATAAGGAAGAGGTTAAGCAGATAGCTATTAAGGGGGCTAAGTTACTTAAAAAGCTTGCAGCAGAAACAGAGGGAGATTTTTCATTTGAATATTCTCCTGAAAGCTTTACAGGTACTGAGGTAGAGTATGCCCTTGAGGTGGTAAATGCAGTTATAGATGTGTGGGAGCCTGACGTGAATAACAAGGTCATCATTAACATTCCTGCTACGGTTGAACTTTCTCTTCCACATGTATTTGCAACACAGGTAGAATATATTCACAAGCATCTAAACTGCAGAGAAGGGGTGATATTGAGCCTTCATCCACATAATGACAGAGGAACGGGAGTTGCCATAGCAGAGCTTGGCATACTTGCCGGTGCAGATAGAATAGAAGGTACACTATTTGGCAATGGTGAGCGTACCGGCAATGTGGATATCATCACTCTCGCGATGAATATATATTCACACGGAGTAGACCCGGGTCTTGATTTTTCAAAGTTAAACTTTATTAAAGAGGAATATGAGAAACTTACAAGAATGCAGGTTTCTCCAAGGCACCCTTATGCGGGAGAGCTTGTATTTACAGCATTTTCAGGTTCACATCAGGATGCTATATCTAAAGGCTTCGCTTATAGAGAAAAACACAAAAAAGATAAGTGGACAGTGCCATATCTTCCTATTGATCCTAAGGATATAAATAGGAGCTATGATGCAGACGTTATCCGCATCAACAGCCAGTCGGGCAAGGGTGGAGTAAGCTATATATTAAAGACAAATTATGGTATAGAAGTACCTAAGAATATGCAGGAAGAGCTTGGTTATACAGTTAAGTCGGTATCTGACCACGAACATGCCGAGCTTTCTGCTGATAGAATTTATAGTATTTTCTATAACAAATATGTAAATAACCACGAAGTATTTAGTGTAACTGATGCCGAGTTTGTTCAGGGAGGCGGATTCCTTGCAACCATTAATATAAGCCATGGTGGAAGGGAGCATGTGGTAAAGGCGAACGGCAATGGCCGACTCGATGCAGTGGCCAATGCCTTAAGACAGTATTTTGGCATAGAGTATGAGCTTACAGATTATGAAGAACACGCGCTTACAGGTAGTTCCGCATCTAAGGCCGTGACCTTTGTAGGCATAGTCTGTGGTGATAAAAAGTATTGGGGAGTCGGTATAGACGAAGATATTATTAAAGCTTCAATAGACGCACTTGTATCCGCACTTAACCAGTCTGAACAGCTAAAATATGTGGAAGAGAGGGAAGAGAGATTAACGGATATCCTCAACATTATTCAAGAAAATTATAAGGAGGTTACACTTGACTATATAGCAAAGAAGACCTTCCTTTCAAAACCTTATCTCTCAAAATATATAAGGACAAAGGCAGGTATGCCTTTTGGAGATATTGTACGACTTACCAGGCTTAAGAAAGCAAAGGCATTCTTACTGGGAGGCAATATGAAGATTGAAACAATTTCAGAGGCAATCGGATACCCTAATGTGGAGCATTTTATAAGGCTGTTTAAGAGGGAGTATGGAAAGACACCTGCCCAGTTTAGAAATGAAGCAAATAAAAAATAA
- a CDS encoding arsenosugar biosynthesis-associated peroxidase-like protein produces the protein METYYNPEDLAKFGSVAGETPTTHAGEKFFEYYNAVFAEGALTAREKSLIALAVAHTVQCPYCIDAYTNDCLNKGVNKEQIMEAIHVAAAIRGGASLVHGVQAKNIVEKLEF, from the coding sequence ATGGAAACTTATTACAATCCGGAAGATTTAGCAAAGTTTGGTTCGGTAGCAGGTGAAACACCTACAACTCACGCAGGAGAGAAGTTCTTCGAGTACTACAATGCTGTATTTGCAGAAGGTGCTCTTACCGCAAGAGAAAAGTCTCTTATCGCACTTGCAGTAGCACATACAGTTCAGTGTCCATACTGCATAGACGCTTACACCAATGACTGCCTCAATAAAGGTGTGAATAAAGAGCAGATTATGGAAGCTATCCATGTAGCAGCTGCTATAAGAGGCGGCGCTTCCCTTGTACATGGTGTACAGGCTAAGAATATCGTTGAGAAGCTCGAGTTCTAA
- a CDS encoding C-GCAxxG-C-C family protein codes for MELTKEMIANSFINGVDCSQIIMGEWADRLGMSKEDAIKVSSAFGGGLGVGETCGAIIGGMLVLGMKYGNTGENQQEQKDILNAKRAEFLEKFKKAHSHCSCRELLGLDFSKPEDVPKIFESGILFEACPRFVRTALDILDEMEN; via the coding sequence ATGGAGTTAACCAAAGAAATGATAGCTAATTCCTTTATTAACGGAGTTGACTGTTCCCAGATTATTATGGGAGAGTGGGCAGACAGACTTGGTATGTCAAAGGAAGATGCCATAAAAGTCTCTTCAGCCTTTGGCGGAGGACTTGGTGTGGGCGAAACCTGTGGTGCAATTATAGGTGGAATGCTGGTACTTGGTATGAAGTACGGCAATACCGGTGAGAACCAACAGGAACAAAAGGATATACTTAACGCTAAGAGGGCTGAGTTCTTAGAGAAGTTCAAAAAGGCTCATAGCCATTGCTCTTGCAGAGAATTGCTAGGCTTAGACTTCTCAAAGCCAGAGGATGTTCCTAAGATATTTGAAAGCGGAATTCTCTTTGAAGCCTGTCCCCGCTTTGTTAGGACTGCCCTAGACATCTTAGACGAGATGGAAAACTAA